In the genome of Pseudoliparis swirei isolate HS2019 ecotype Mariana Trench chromosome 3, NWPU_hadal_v1, whole genome shotgun sequence, one region contains:
- the p4ha2 gene encoding prolyl 4-hydroxylase subunit alpha-2 isoform X8 produces MNPIRLLQAENMTDTDLQDMESGYRHLDGRGPIVALECCRGRVLPSRVESRVEGGHRTSRPVTWFCPRRSIHRDGMRKRWSLVLWALLCCSTTRAEIFTSISQMTDLIHMEKELVQSLRDYIQEEETKLAAVKSWANKLDSLSKVSTSDPEGYLAHPVNAYKLMKRLNTEWSELESLVLQNPSDGFISNMSVHRQLFPDAEDETGAAKALMRLQDTYQLDSEAFSRGKLPGMHADALLTVDDCVFMGRTGYNDADYYHAVLWMQQALKQLDGGEEAVVSKADILDYLSYSVYQMGDLPRAIELTRRLVAVAPGHQRAGANLRYFERILWKQLKEQDQDQPPASEEPILLGTYKRPKDHLPEREVYEALCRGEGLQMDDARRSRLFCRLHDGRRNPRLLLQPVKEEDEWDSPHIVRYLEVLSPAETRKIKELAKPRLARATVRDPKTGVLTTANYRISKSAWLEEVDDPVIVRVNQRIEDITGLEVDTAELLQVANYGVGGQYEPHFDFSRRDEPDAFKRLGTGNRVATFLNYVSTCIPPPLSEGRVARP; encoded by the exons ATGAATCCTATTCGGCTCCTCCAGGCAGAGAATATGACTGACACTGACCTCCAGGACATGGAATCAGGTTACCGGCACCTCGACGGGCGCGGACCAATCGTGGCTCTTGAATGCTGCAGAGGGCGGGTCTTACCAAGCCGTGTTGAGTCGCGTGTTGAAGGTGGTCACCGCACTTCGAGGCCTGTAACTTGGTTTTGTCCTCGCAGGTCGATCCACAGAGACGGAATGAGGAAGCGCTGGTCCCTCGTCCTCTGGGCGCTTCTCTGCTGCTCGACCACCAGGGCGGAGATCTTCACCTCCATCA GCCAAATGACAGATCTGATCCACATGGAGAAAGAGCTGGTCCAGTCCCTGAGGGACTACATTCAAGAGGAGGAGACCAAGCTGGCTGCGGTCAAAAG CTGGGCCAACAAACTTGACTCTCTGTCCAAGGTGTCCACCTCTGACCCGGAGGGCTACCTGGCCCACCCGGTCAACGCCTACAAGCTGATGAAGAGACTCAACACAGAGTGGTCTGAACTGGAGTCTCTGGTGCTGCAGAACCCGTCTGAtg GGTTCATCTCCAACATGTCCGTACACCGGCAGCTGTTCCCGGATGCAGAGGACGAGACGGGGGCAGCCAAGGCGCTGATGCGTCTGCAGGACACGTACCAACTGGATTCTGAGGCCTTCTCCAGAGGAAAGCTGCCAG GTATGCACGCCGACGCCTTACTGACGGTGGACGACTGCGTCTTTATGGGCAGGACGGGCTACAACGACGCCGACTACTACCACGCCGTGCTGTGGATGCAGCAGGCCCTGAAGCAGCTGGACGGGGGGGAGGAGGCCGTGGTGAGCAAGGCGGACATCTTGGACTACCTCAGCTACTCCGTTTACCAGATGGGAGACCTGCCGCGAGCCATTGAGCTGACCCGGAGGCTGGTGGCTGTTG CCcccggccaccagagggcgggAGCAAACCTGCGTTACTTTGAGCGCATCCTGTGGAAGCAGCTCAAAgagcaggaccaggaccagccgCCGGCCTCCGAGGAGCCCATCCTGCTGGGGACCTACAAGAGACCCAAAGACCACCTCCCGGAGAGGGAGGTCTACGAGGCCCTGtgccgaggggagggactccaaATG GACGACGCGCGCCGCAGCCGGTTGTTCTGCCGCCTCCACGACGGGAGGAGGAACCCGCGCCTCCTGCTGCAGCCcgtgaaggaggaggacgagtgGGACAGTCCGCACATCGTCCGCTACCTGGAGGTGCTGTCGCCCGCGGAGACGAGGAAGATCAAAGAGCTGGCGAAACCCAGA ctGGCCAGAGCGACGGTCCGTGACCCCAAAACCGGCGTCCTGACCACGGCCAACTACCGCATCTCGAAGAG tgcgtGGCTGGAGGAAGTGGACGACCCGGTCATCGTGAGAGTCAACCAGAGGATAGAAGACATCACGGGCCTCGAGGTCGACACTGCAGAGTTACTGCAG GTCGCTAACTATGGCGTCGGAGGACAGTACGAGCCTCATTTTGACTTCTCGAgg AGAGATGAGCCCGATGCTTTCAAAAGATTAGGCACTGGAAATCGCGTGGCCACTTTTTTAAACTACGTGAGTACGTGCATCCCGCCGCCGCTGAGTGAAGGTCGTGTGGCGCGACCCTAA
- the p4ha2 gene encoding prolyl 4-hydroxylase subunit alpha-2 isoform X2 — translation MNPIRLLQAENMTDTDLQDMESGYRHLDGRGPIVALECCRGRVLPSRVESRVEGGHRTSRPVTWFCPRRSIHRDGMRKRWSLVLWALLCCSTTRAEIFTSISQMTDLIHMEKELVQSLRDYIQEEETKLAAVKSWANKLDSLSKVSTSDPEGYLAHPVNAYKLMKRLNTEWSELESLVLQNPSDGFISNMSVHRQLFPDAEDETGAAKALMRLQDTYQLDSEAFSRGKLPGMHADALLTVDDCVFMGRTGYNDADYYHAVLWMQQALKQLDGGEEAVVSKADILDYLSYSVYQMGDLPRAIELTRRLVAVAPGHQRAGANLRYFERILWKQLKEQDQDQPPASEEPILLGTYKRPKDHLPEREVYEALCRGEGLQMDDARRSRLFCRLHDGRRNPRLLLQPVKEEDEWDSPHIVRYLEVLSPAETRKIKELAKPRLARATVRDPKTGVLTTANYRISKSAWLEEVDDPVIVRVNQRIEDITGLEVDTAELLQVANYGVGGQYEPHFDFSRRDEPDAFKRLGTGNRVATFLNYLSDVEAGGATVFPDLGAAIWPRQGTAVFWYNLFRNGEGDYRTRHAACPVLVGSKWVSNKWIHERGQEFRRPCGLSQEDRE, via the exons ATGAATCCTATTCGGCTCCTCCAGGCAGAGAATATGACTGACACTGACCTCCAGGACATGGAATCAGGTTACCGGCACCTCGACGGGCGCGGACCAATCGTGGCTCTTGAATGCTGCAGAGGGCGGGTCTTACCAAGCCGTGTTGAGTCGCGTGTTGAAGGTGGTCACCGCACTTCGAGGCCTGTAACTTGGTTTTGTCCTCGCAGGTCGATCCACAGAGACGGAATGAGGAAGCGCTGGTCCCTCGTCCTCTGGGCGCTTCTCTGCTGCTCGACCACCAGGGCGGAGATCTTCACCTCCATCA GCCAAATGACAGATCTGATCCACATGGAGAAAGAGCTGGTCCAGTCCCTGAGGGACTACATTCAAGAGGAGGAGACCAAGCTGGCTGCGGTCAAAAG CTGGGCCAACAAACTTGACTCTCTGTCCAAGGTGTCCACCTCTGACCCGGAGGGCTACCTGGCCCACCCGGTCAACGCCTACAAGCTGATGAAGAGACTCAACACAGAGTGGTCTGAACTGGAGTCTCTGGTGCTGCAGAACCCGTCTGAtg GGTTCATCTCCAACATGTCCGTACACCGGCAGCTGTTCCCGGATGCAGAGGACGAGACGGGGGCAGCCAAGGCGCTGATGCGTCTGCAGGACACGTACCAACTGGATTCTGAGGCCTTCTCCAGAGGAAAGCTGCCAG GTATGCACGCCGACGCCTTACTGACGGTGGACGACTGCGTCTTTATGGGCAGGACGGGCTACAACGACGCCGACTACTACCACGCCGTGCTGTGGATGCAGCAGGCCCTGAAGCAGCTGGACGGGGGGGAGGAGGCCGTGGTGAGCAAGGCGGACATCTTGGACTACCTCAGCTACTCCGTTTACCAGATGGGAGACCTGCCGCGAGCCATTGAGCTGACCCGGAGGCTGGTGGCTGTTG CCcccggccaccagagggcgggAGCAAACCTGCGTTACTTTGAGCGCATCCTGTGGAAGCAGCTCAAAgagcaggaccaggaccagccgCCGGCCTCCGAGGAGCCCATCCTGCTGGGGACCTACAAGAGACCCAAAGACCACCTCCCGGAGAGGGAGGTCTACGAGGCCCTGtgccgaggggagggactccaaATG GACGACGCGCGCCGCAGCCGGTTGTTCTGCCGCCTCCACGACGGGAGGAGGAACCCGCGCCTCCTGCTGCAGCCcgtgaaggaggaggacgagtgGGACAGTCCGCACATCGTCCGCTACCTGGAGGTGCTGTCGCCCGCGGAGACGAGGAAGATCAAAGAGCTGGCGAAACCCAGA ctGGCCAGAGCGACGGTCCGTGACCCCAAAACCGGCGTCCTGACCACGGCCAACTACCGCATCTCGAAGAG tgcgtGGCTGGAGGAAGTGGACGACCCGGTCATCGTGAGAGTCAACCAGAGGATAGAAGACATCACGGGCCTCGAGGTCGACACTGCAGAGTTACTGCAG GTCGCTAACTATGGCGTCGGAGGACAGTACGAGCCTCATTTTGACTTCTCGAgg AGAGATGAGCCCGATGCTTTCAAAAGATTAGGCACTGGAAATCGCGTGGCCACTTTTTTAAACTAC CTGAGCGACGTGGAGGCGGGCGGGGCCACGGTGTTCCCCGACCTGGGGGCCGCCATCTGGCCGCGGCAG ggcaCGGCGGTGTTCTGGTACAACCTGTTCCGTAACGGTGAGGGCGACTACCGGACCCGACACGCAGCCTGCCCGGTGTTGGTGGGGAGCAAATGGG TGTCCAACAAGTGGATTCACGAGCGTGGACAAGAGTTCAGGAGACCATGTGGCCTATCACAGGAGGACCGGgagtga